The genomic interval TTATCATGgaaaaaagattgaaaacaGTAAAATTTACCTGCATTCTGCATGCTTGAGAAACTCCTAGTTGCTCTACTAGAACTTGGCTGGTCAATTGTGAGCTTAGTTCTTGAGGGTTCAAGGTCCTCTCTCATCTTCATCTGAGATGCAAATTCAGCTTCTTCAAGTGAATGAATGGCAACAACAGCTGCTCCAACAGCAGCTGCAAACTCAATGTCTTTGGAATCATAGTCCTCATTCACATGGCCTGAGAAATGGCTCTTGAACCAGCCATGCACCCTGTTATCTGGAAAAGCGGCTAGTCaatcagcttttttttttttttgtaactcatctagcattttcttttgCCTGTGATTCATTGATTGAccccagaaaagaaaaaccaaaatctGCTTTAGCCAAAGTAattgacagaaaaaaaaaaaaaaaaggatcttgACCAGAAATTGTAAGAGTGTCAGATAGAGCAGAAGTTTTTCTACTTATAATTCTCTATGCTCCATAATTATGGAGGAAAGTTATGCAAAATGTGCGGATATACGTgtattttgaatctttgatgctgagaaaaaaaaaacaaaacaaaactagtACCTTCATCAAAGGATCTTTCTCTAGTGCCATGTATCTCTTCCTGCTTTTCTATTTCTGGGCTTGAAAATCTCACTCTAACAAAAATTAAGGAGGTCAATAATTCTTTAACAAATATTGGAAATATGGGAGATCAGTAGGCAACAGATTCCAAGTTATCCCAAGTATTTATCAATGAATTCTAACTTTGATGTCTTCTTTCTGGTATGATGATGTATTCGTTTGCAAGACAAATATATTGATTTGTTGGTTCTGAATAAGTTTTCTAAGtataaaacaaaacttgaaTCAAGACTTTCCAAGAAATTACAGATTTTTAGTTGGGTTAGAGGTACCTCTTTTGCTTGACCAAAATGTCCATTGTCCAAAAGCTCTGTTGCTGATTTCCTCGATTATTCAATGGGGGAGAGAGTAGTATATGTTTGTGAAGAAGACCAGAAACATGGATTGATGTCAATGCTTGAACAGGAGAAGGGGGAAAAGCAAGGCAAAATATGCTTTGCATTCAAGTACACAGGGAAGCAAAGAATTTTCTTTCTCCATATGCATATCATATTGcaagttgtttccattttcaaactcttTCTTGCTCCCTCTTTGTTGAAAGTGGCTTTGGACAAGAGTTCTTATTCTTACAAAGACAATACTTTTTTGAGAAATGCTTGCTGTCCAAAGAAATTCtaacaaaataaacttacaaaatttCTTTAGAGTGTAAAGTATATTTGATGCTTTATACTAAACTACGTTgcaagtttacttttatgaaatttctgtacttttttatgttagCTGATACGACAAGCTTTCGTATCAGTAGGAAAAATTATGGTACTCCGAGAATATGGAGACATAGTactccaatccaatcaaacgaTGACATGCCATTAAAATTACCTACATAAATGCTACTTTTAAATGATATGCTGAGAATATCACATAACCGTACTAGAGAACTAAAGGCTTGAATTCCAAAGCCATATTCTTCTATATGTTCAGTATTGCTGAAGCTTGCACCTAATGTAAATGGAACCTAGAAAAGGATTCTATAATATTTCATGCAGTTATTCCAACTGAGTGGAATTGGGTATAATCTTGCAAACCTTGTCTTGCAAAAAGATGGATTCTGATGGCCCACCTGAGCAAGCAAATTCAATGTGACCAAAAAACCAAACCCTAGTCTCACTCCTACTCCCTTTTGCTTATCAAGGTGGGAAAACTGGAGAGCTCATTGTTTAATTTGAAGCATCCTGTGTTGCTTGAACATGGGGGTacttttttacctttttatttataaattggcTGCACCTTTGAATAGTTGGTCTACctagaattatttatttccaCCTTTATTCAAGGGGCTTTTTAGGGATAAAAGAGATTAGATAACTAGCGTTATtgatatacttttttataaatactttagccataaaaagattacataaaagtaatcttataaactgatgtggttttatgtggtTCGTCggattgtaaaataaatttgatagattacataaaacatatcagtttatgagattacttttaatttaagtacatatatatattagaggtAGTTCGAGAAAATTAAACCCTATACACAACATTGTAATCTCACTTTcattttactatataaaatgtgttatatttattaatattaaataattatttatcattcaaTAGTAATAAATGTGTCAAATCTTACTGTAtgagataaaagtaaaattatattgtggtgtatatcattactctataT from Juglans regia cultivar Chandler chromosome 2, Walnut 2.0, whole genome shotgun sequence carries:
- the LOC109004788 gene encoding uncharacterized protein LOC109004788, whose translation is MQSIFCLAFPPSPVQALTSIHVSGLLHKHILLSPPLNNRGNQQQSFWTMDILVKQKRVRFSSPEIEKQEEIHGTRERSFDEDNRVHGWFKSHFSGHVNEDYDSKDIEFAAAVGAAVVAIHSLEEAEFASQMKMREDLEPSRTKLTIDQPSSSRATRSFSSMQNAEKLLINNSMEQKEALERAFPTRLPSHTSSLRPTSSADGYQPQSESSSRQYFVGTKADAWERAKMEKIRKRYEKKNSRILAWENEKKMQAQLKMEKRRGESEEKRASNLHHYQSKIERINQIAGVARGEMEEKRRNEENGVREKAEKIRLTGRVPIRCLCFYCH